In Patescibacteria group bacterium, a single window of DNA contains:
- a CDS encoding HD domain-containing protein: MDEDLIKTILTTGILKRIDRTGWVKKGVKNPESVSDHSYRVAVIAMLVAPLLDLDQAKLIKMALLHDLGEAVIGDVIWEKGKKIIGSQSEKHKDEGEAVKQIFDKTNNKEYVELWEEFELQTSKEAQVLKQIDKLEMAIQAYEYEREGNPSEKLNEFWENAEKYLQDKELGPLFNLLVKMRSSNES, from the coding sequence ATGGATGAAGATTTAATAAAAACCATTCTTACAACAGGGATTTTAAAAAGAATTGACAGGACAGGTTGGGTAAAAAAGGGAGTTAAAAATCCAGAATCTGTTTCTGATCACTCTTACCGTGTCGCTGTTATTGCAATGCTTGTTGCACCACTACTCGATTTAGATCAGGCCAAGTTGATAAAAATGGCTTTACTACACGACTTAGGAGAAGCAGTTATTGGAGATGTTATTTGGGAAAAAGGTAAAAAGATAATTGGTTCTCAAAGCGAAAAACACAAAGACGAAGGCGAAGCTGTCAAACAAATTTTTGATAAAACAAATAACAAAGAATATGTTGAACTTTGGGAAGAATTTGAATTGCAAACTTCTAAAGAGGCGCAGGTTCTAAAACAAATAGATAAATTAGAGATGGCAATTCAAGCTTATGAATATGAGAGAGAAGGAAATCCTTCTGAAAAATTAAATGAGTTTTGGGAGAATGCTGAGAAATATTTACAAGATAAAGAACTGGGGCCATTATTTAATTTATTGGTAAAAATGAGGTCTTCAAATGAAAGTTAA
- a CDS encoding helix-turn-helix transcriptional regulator, whose protein sequence is MHGNLLGKKIKTARVLVGLSQKELAEKLNLSEKTISAYEKGRATPPSPTLQRIANATNQYLQFFSENEGKDKTDEILEKLDIIIQELKRINNG, encoded by the coding sequence ATGCACGGTAACTTATTGGGCAAGAAAATTAAGACAGCTAGAGTTTTGGTGGGATTATCGCAAAAAGAATTAGCAGAAAAACTTAATTTATCTGAGAAGACAATTAGTGCATATGAGAAGGGCAGAGCAACGCCGCCTTCCCCTACTTTACAAAGAATCGCTAACGCGACTAATCAATACCTTCAATTCTTTTCTGAAAATGAAGGAAAGGATAAGACTGATGAAATTTTAGAAAAACTTGATATCATCATTCAAGAACTTAAAAGGATTAACAATGGATGA
- a CDS encoding SET domain-containing protein-lysine N-methyltransferase — translation MNTEEIIKKIRKSLNDEDWINPDTEIRQSKIGGKGLYAVKPIKKGDLVVVWGGEYVNSKQANKAERSGKLVMQWDDDLFSIEDRGEGSGYFVNHSCEPNLYMQGAYALVAMRDISKDEELTADYAIWEADENYISKWDCNCGSKSCRHKVTGKDWRLSELQEKYKNHFSPLINKRIKNN, via the coding sequence ATGAATACCGAAGAAATAATTAAGAAAATTAGAAAAAGCCTCAATGATGAAGATTGGATTAACCCAGACACAGAAATAAGACAATCTAAAATTGGTGGGAAAGGTCTTTATGCAGTAAAACCAATTAAAAAAGGAGATTTAGTTGTGGTTTGGGGTGGAGAATATGTCAACTCAAAACAAGCTAATAAAGCCGAAAGGAGTGGTAAGTTGGTTATGCAATGGGACGATGATCTTTTTAGTATTGAAGATAGAGGGGAAGGATCTGGCTACTTCGTAAACCATTCTTGTGAACCTAACTTATATATGCAAGGTGCTTATGCCCTAGTAGCTATGCGTGATATTTCAAAAGATGAAGAACTTACTGCCGATTATGCAATTTGGGAAGCAGATGAAAATTATATCTCAAAATGGGATTGTAATTGTGGCTCAAAAAGTTGTAGACACAAAGTTACAGGCAAAGACTGGCGATTATCAGAACTTCAAGAAAAATACAAAAATCACTTTTCACCCTTAATTAACAAACGAATTAAAAATAATTAA